Proteins encoded together in one Luteimonas fraxinea window:
- a CDS encoding putative DNA modification/repair radical SAM protein, translating to MNLTDKLAILADAAKYDASCASSGANKRDSSKTGGIGSTEGMGICHSYTPDGRCVSLLKILLTNFCVFDCAYCVNRVSSNVRRARFTPEEVVTLTLDFYKRNYIEGLFLSSGIIRSGDYTMEQMVEVARSLREDHRFAGYIHLKTIPDAAPELLAAAGRYADRLSINIELPTEAGMTALAPEKTHAGIHGAMGELKWRIDEDKDARRVKRQGVTVRRAKAPRFAPAGQSTQMIVGADDANDRSILETSNRMYGTYRMRRVYYSAFSPIPDAAKNLPLQSPPLLREHRLYQADWLLRFYGFDVDEITPDAANAEDVDAETPGMLDLDVDPKLAWALRNPTRFPVDINRAPREMLLRVPGLGTRNVERIISARPHGALRLDDLARLRVPLRKIMPFVITPGHHPRQRLDDPARLRNELAPQPRQASLF from the coding sequence GTGAACCTGACCGACAAGCTCGCGATCCTCGCCGACGCCGCCAAGTACGACGCTTCCTGCGCGTCGAGCGGTGCGAACAAACGCGATTCGTCGAAGACCGGCGGCATCGGCAGTACCGAGGGCATGGGCATCTGCCACTCGTACACGCCGGACGGCCGCTGCGTGTCGCTGCTGAAGATCCTGCTGACCAATTTCTGCGTGTTCGACTGCGCGTACTGCGTCAATCGCGTGTCGAGCAACGTGCGCCGTGCGCGCTTCACGCCCGAAGAGGTCGTGACGCTGACGCTGGATTTCTACAAGCGCAACTACATCGAGGGCCTGTTCCTCTCCAGCGGCATCATCCGCAGCGGCGACTACACGATGGAGCAGATGGTCGAGGTCGCGCGCAGCCTGCGCGAGGACCATCGCTTCGCCGGCTACATCCACCTCAAGACGATTCCCGACGCCGCGCCGGAGCTGCTCGCCGCGGCCGGCCGCTACGCCGACCGTCTGAGCATCAACATCGAGCTGCCGACCGAGGCCGGCATGACCGCATTGGCGCCAGAGAAAACCCATGCCGGCATCCACGGCGCGATGGGCGAACTCAAGTGGCGCATCGACGAGGACAAGGATGCGCGCCGGGTCAAGCGCCAAGGCGTGACCGTGCGCCGCGCGAAAGCGCCGCGCTTCGCACCGGCCGGGCAGAGCACGCAGATGATCGTGGGCGCGGACGACGCCAACGACCGCAGCATCCTGGAAACCAGCAACCGCATGTACGGCACCTACCGGATGCGGCGGGTGTACTACTCGGCCTTCAGCCCAATTCCCGATGCCGCGAAGAACCTGCCGCTGCAGTCACCGCCGCTGCTGCGCGAGCATCGGCTGTACCAGGCGGACTGGCTGCTGCGCTTCTACGGCTTCGATGTCGACGAGATCACGCCCGACGCGGCGAACGCTGAAGACGTGGATGCCGAAACGCCGGGCATGCTCGATCTCGACGTCGACCCCAAGCTGGCCTGGGCGCTGCGCAACCCGACACGCTTCCCGGTCGACATCAACCGCGCCCCACGCGAGATGTTGCTGCGCGTGCCGGGCCTGGGCACACGCAACGTCGAGCGCATCATCTCCGCGCGGCCGCATGGCGCCCTGCGCCTCGATGACCTCGCGCGTCTGCGCGTGCCGCTGAGAAAGATCATGCCGTTCGTGATCACGCCCGGCCATCACCCGCGCCAGCGTCTCGACGACCCCGCACGCCTGCGCAACGAACTCGCCCCGCAGCCGCGGCAGGCGAGTCTGTTCTGA
- a CDS encoding DUF2231 domain-containing protein yields the protein MRKDLRQPVPDTQSHTVESVLAIAKHPIHPMLVTFPIAFLSMVVVTDILYLWLGAPFWAELSFWFNVGGLGFGVLAGIVGTIDMMSIRVVRRHVSAWNHFIVAVMVLAMAALGVWLRLPGHTEAVWPWGLLSSATMAVLVGVAGWLGGTLSFRHGVGVYGDEETEADSGRDAVEKPPAE from the coding sequence ATGCGCAAGGATCTACGCCAACCCGTTCCCGATACGCAGAGCCACACCGTGGAGAGCGTGCTGGCAATCGCCAAGCACCCCATCCACCCGATGCTGGTGACGTTCCCGATCGCGTTTCTGTCGATGGTCGTGGTCACCGACATCCTCTATCTCTGGCTCGGCGCGCCGTTCTGGGCCGAACTCTCGTTCTGGTTCAACGTCGGCGGCCTCGGCTTCGGCGTGCTGGCCGGCATCGTCGGCACGATCGACATGATGTCGATCCGTGTCGTTCGCCGGCACGTCTCGGCGTGGAACCACTTCATCGTCGCGGTAATGGTGCTGGCAATGGCCGCGCTCGGCGTGTGGCTGCGACTGCCCGGTCACACGGAGGCGGTGTGGCCGTGGGGCCTGCTGTCGTCGGCGACGATGGCGGTGCTGGTGGGCGTCGCCGGTTGGCTCGGCGGTACGTTGAGCTTCCGGCATGGTGTGGGTGTGTATGGGGATGAGGAGACGGAGGCGGACAGTGGGCGGGATGCGGTGGAGAAGCCGCCGGCGGAATAG
- a CDS encoding cytochrome c oxidase subunit II → MYVDDGAAAIDITNRLRRTAGVLLGAALAALVTACAGPQSALDPAGPAAAEIARGWWLMVGTFTGVWALVLVLLWLAVRRRDTDSALRRPERLVVWGGLAFPTVVLAALLVYGSLTSARVTGVGVEPDAVVEVTARQWQWHFRYRDADGQVIGESVDELAVPLGAMVEYRITSDDVIHSFWIPRLGGKMDAVPGRVNTLRLRADQATPMRGQCAEFCGLEHARMVFPVRVMDAAAIEDWLAAREPAPAIEAPAPGHPAGRAPPRHGASEDVL, encoded by the coding sequence GTGTACGTGGACGACGGGGCTGCAGCAATCGACATCACGAACCGGCTCCGCCGCACTGCCGGCGTTCTGCTCGGCGCCGCGCTCGCGGCGCTCGTCACCGCCTGTGCGGGTCCGCAATCCGCGCTGGATCCCGCCGGCCCGGCCGCTGCCGAGATCGCACGCGGTTGGTGGCTGATGGTGGGCACGTTCACCGGCGTCTGGGCGCTGGTCCTGGTCCTGCTGTGGCTTGCCGTTCGACGTCGCGACACCGACAGCGCACTGCGCCGACCCGAGCGTCTGGTGGTCTGGGGCGGGCTCGCCTTTCCCACCGTCGTGCTCGCCGCGCTGCTGGTGTACGGCAGCCTGACCAGCGCACGCGTGACCGGCGTCGGCGTCGAACCCGATGCGGTCGTCGAAGTCACCGCGAGGCAGTGGCAGTGGCATTTCCGCTATCGCGACGCCGATGGCCAAGTGATCGGCGAAAGCGTCGACGAACTGGCCGTGCCGCTGGGCGCGATGGTCGAGTACCGCATCACCAGCGACGACGTGATCCACAGCTTCTGGATCCCGCGCCTCGGCGGCAAGATGGATGCGGTCCCCGGCCGTGTGAACACCTTGCGCCTGCGCGCCGACCAGGCCACGCCCATGCGCGGCCAGTGCGCGGAGTTCTGCGGGCTCGAACATGCGCGCATGGTCTTTCCAGTGCGCGTGATGGACGCCGCCGCGATCGAAGACTGGCTGGCCGCACGCGAGCCCGCCCCCGCCATCGAAGCCCCCGCGCCCGGCCATCCCGCCGGCCGCGCGCCCCCGCGTCACGGCGCATCCGAGGACGTGCTGTGA
- a CDS encoding CopD family protein has translation MYFWLKVLHILAMTVWFTGLFFLPRLFVARHRREIDSDPAYWNPVTNTLFFRIMTPAALLTITFGGILIAWNPSGAWLVLKLVVVAAAVLLHLYMGLLLYELGHDRCRHGPTFFRVIGWIPLVLLLLIAGLTGAKPQTLGDLPAPPSRSVDVEDVVPGLEDEAARP, from the coding sequence GTGTACTTCTGGCTCAAGGTCCTGCACATCCTGGCGATGACGGTCTGGTTCACCGGCCTGTTCTTCCTGCCACGCCTGTTCGTCGCCCGGCACCGCCGCGAGATCGATTCCGATCCCGCGTACTGGAATCCGGTCACCAACACGCTGTTCTTCCGGATCATGACGCCGGCCGCGCTGCTGACGATCACGTTCGGCGGCATCCTGATCGCCTGGAATCCCAGCGGCGCGTGGCTGGTGCTCAAGCTCGTCGTCGTCGCGGCGGCGGTGCTGTTGCATCTGTACATGGGCCTGCTGCTCTACGAGCTGGGCCACGATCGGTGCCGGCATGGGCCGACGTTCTTCCGCGTGATCGGATGGATTCCGTTGGTGTTGCTGCTGCTGATCGCCGGATTGACGGGCGCGAAGCCGCAGACGCTTGGCGATCTGCCGGCGCCGCCGTCACGATCTGTCGATGTGGAGGATGTGGTGCCCGGGCTCGAGGATGAGGCCGCGAGGCCGTAG
- a CDS encoding cytochrome c oxidase assembly protein: MSRVTSLVPAAAGLALLLVASTADAAMPEGPPPPLGYAWTLSLWTLLPLAAAAIVYTAGVVRMRRAPAGTGISGGWHGPLAFAAGLLALGFALVWPLDTFAAYALSAHVAQHMTLLAWAPPLLLIARPGAVAAHALPRAVASRLARVLGPVGRLAHAQLGAATLVHVGTMWLWHLPAATSATLASEPLHRTMLASVLLAGLWFWSAVLYRLRTRDGGATGALVSLVTAMMLMGFLGALLTFSPRLLYPAYTDRALLAGLDALGDQQLAGLLMWVPSGLPYLVVGMCLVVALLRSVQRSAADGPSA; encoded by the coding sequence ATGTCGCGTGTCACCTCCCTAGTCCCGGCCGCCGCCGGTCTGGCGCTCCTGCTGGTCGCATCGACGGCCGACGCGGCGATGCCGGAAGGTCCACCGCCGCCGCTGGGCTATGCGTGGACGCTGTCACTGTGGACGCTGCTGCCGCTGGCGGCGGCTGCAATCGTGTACACCGCAGGCGTGGTGCGCATGCGCCGCGCACCTGCGGGCACGGGCATTTCAGGTGGATGGCACGGCCCGCTCGCCTTCGCGGCCGGCCTGCTGGCGCTGGGTTTCGCACTGGTGTGGCCTCTGGACACGTTCGCGGCCTACGCACTGTCGGCCCATGTCGCGCAGCACATGACGCTGCTCGCATGGGCGCCGCCGCTGCTGTTGATCGCACGGCCCGGTGCGGTCGCGGCCCATGCGTTGCCGAGGGCGGTTGCGTCACGCCTTGCACGCGTGCTTGGCCCGGTCGGCAGATTGGCGCATGCACAGCTCGGCGCCGCGACGCTCGTGCATGTCGGCACGATGTGGCTGTGGCATCTGCCCGCGGCGACCTCGGCCACGCTGGCCAGCGAACCGTTGCATCGCACGATGCTCGCCAGCGTGCTGCTCGCCGGCCTGTGGTTCTGGAGCGCGGTGCTGTATCGGCTACGCACCCGCGACGGCGGCGCGACCGGCGCACTCGTCTCGCTGGTCACCGCGATGATGCTGATGGGGTTCCTGGGCGCGCTGCTGACGTTCTCGCCGCGTCTGCTGTATCCGGCCTACACCGATCGCGCCCTGCTCGCCGGTCTCGATGCGCTGGGCGACCAGCAGCTCGCCGGCCTGCTGATGTGGGTGCCGAGCGGACTGCCCTATCTGGTCGTCGGCATGTGCCTGGTCGTCGCCCTCCTGCGCAGCGTGCAACGCAGTGCCGCCGATGGGCCGTCGGCATGA
- a CDS encoding ferredoxin reductase family protein, with amino-acid sequence MNTRWRRLLLWLLAWMALALLPMTIALSGNPPAARDRIVETGAMLGLLGLGVLSAQALTSGRQRWFAKGLGQDDVLQFHRQTGLLGWGLVLAHPLTMFLGDGRFLEYLDPREDWLRATSLWSALLAVTWLAMTSLWRLSFGLQYEHWRALHGVLALAVVAIGLGHALMVGHYTAPLWKKAALVLAVGASIYAVLENRVLRPRRLSRRPWTVQSVDTARDGSHMLRLLPAGHAGLDFRPGQYAWITIGDTPWRLQQHPFSISSSADDASLEFTIKPLGDFTERVGTLSPGMRAFVEGPYGEFVYLPAQCPDGAVFIAGGVGITPILSMLRTARDRGATAPLWLVYGNLDWDDVLYRDELAALAEDLPLTVIHVLEHAPDDWDGETGHVDGDLIDRRLPAHLAALPVYVCGPDALANAVEPELVARGVPSDRLYSERFNLV; translated from the coding sequence ATGAACACCCGATGGCGCCGCCTGCTGCTGTGGCTGCTCGCGTGGATGGCGCTTGCATTGCTGCCAATGACGATCGCATTGAGCGGCAATCCGCCCGCGGCGCGCGACCGCATCGTCGAGACCGGCGCGATGCTCGGGCTACTCGGGCTTGGGGTGCTGTCGGCGCAGGCGCTGACCTCGGGCCGCCAGCGCTGGTTCGCAAAAGGACTCGGCCAGGACGATGTGCTGCAGTTCCACCGCCAGACCGGACTACTCGGCTGGGGACTGGTACTGGCGCATCCGCTGACGATGTTTCTGGGTGATGGGCGGTTTCTCGAATATCTGGATCCACGCGAAGACTGGCTGCGCGCGACGTCGTTGTGGAGCGCGCTGCTCGCGGTGACGTGGCTGGCGATGACATCCCTGTGGCGACTGTCATTCGGCCTGCAGTACGAGCACTGGCGCGCATTGCATGGCGTGCTCGCGCTGGCGGTCGTCGCGATCGGCCTCGGCCATGCGCTGATGGTCGGTCACTACACCGCGCCGCTGTGGAAGAAGGCCGCGCTGGTGCTGGCCGTCGGTGCGTCGATCTATGCGGTACTCGAGAACCGCGTACTGCGACCGCGCCGTCTCTCACGACGGCCGTGGACCGTGCAGTCGGTCGACACCGCGCGCGATGGCAGCCACATGCTGCGTCTGTTGCCGGCCGGTCACGCCGGGCTCGATTTCCGCCCCGGCCAGTACGCATGGATCACGATTGGCGACACGCCGTGGCGGCTGCAGCAGCATCCGTTCTCGATCAGCTCCAGCGCTGATGACGCGTCGCTGGAATTCACGATCAAACCGCTGGGCGACTTCACGGAACGCGTGGGCACGTTGTCGCCGGGTATGCGCGCCTTCGTCGAAGGCCCGTACGGCGAATTCGTCTACCTGCCGGCGCAGTGTCCGGACGGTGCGGTGTTCATTGCCGGCGGCGTTGGCATCACCCCGATCCTCAGCATGCTGCGCACTGCGCGCGATCGCGGCGCGACCGCGCCGCTGTGGCTCGTCTATGGCAACCTGGACTGGGACGACGTGCTGTATCGCGACGAACTTGCCGCGCTCGCGGAAGACTTGCCACTGACCGTGATCCACGTCCTCGAACACGCGCCCGACGACTGGGACGGCGAGACCGGACATGTCGACGGTGATCTCATCGATCGTCGGCTGCCGGCGCATCTGGCCGCGTTGCCGGTCTATGTCTGCGGCCCGGATGCGCTGGCGAATGCGGTCGAACCCGAGCTCGTCGCGCGTGGTGTGCCGTCGGACCGGCTGTATTCGGAACGCTTCAACCTCGTATGA
- the ctaD gene encoding cytochrome c oxidase subunit I: protein MSTLTPDHTIPTPGDHLRHAERIALLERVWANGRGLVGQLTAVNHTTIALRFIVTGLVFLLIGGMLSMFIRLQLSWPGLNVLDPERYAQFVTMHGTTMMFLFAVPIMEGFAMYLIPKMLGTRDLPFPRLSAFGWWCYLFGGIFLYSSFIFGSVPDGGWFMYTPLTDSTYSPGKGADFWLIGVTFAEIAAVTAAVELIVAILVTRAPGMDLTRMPLFAWAVLVTAFMIAFGFPPLILASLLLEIQRAFDFAFFEVARGGDPLLWQHLFWLFGHPEVYIIFLPAAGVVSTIVPTFARRPIVGYTWVVLALVATGFLSFGLWVHHMFAVGIPLLALAFFSAASMAVAIPTGIQIFAWIATLWAGKPWLRVPMLYIIGFFITFVCGGLTGVMLAFVPFDWQAHDTHFVVAHLHYVLIGGMMFPMFAGLYYWLPLASGRMPSESLSRSGFWLVFIGFHLAFLPMHITGLVGMPRRVDSYAMELGVQWLNLLSTAAGFVLAVGIVAILIDVALCFRLGRRGTENPWQAGTLEWALPHPAPKYNFASIPVVDDRNPLWHDPGVVEATRRTDGLLGEAVDGRRWIIGTGIQSAQPEQAIRLSNSTWLPLFAALTIAVLLGGFITSQYWLSILMLLPLIGLFLRWLWTVNGRETPLEIEVAPGLRLPTQALARNAPGWWALVGTLMIVGSLFASLVFAYFYLWLNAPAWPGGGATLTASTPMLAALGALLAAGVGAWRMPIALRAGHTRAAVIWSAFAILSAIACLALQLPAIADAVGAPQRHAYGSVVWTLAGFQALHIAVAVLIAGFVALRIHHGHVDAVRSLEARIATGFWRYVVAQGLIVWALLHLFPRFA, encoded by the coding sequence GTGAGCACCCTGACTCCCGACCACACGATTCCCACGCCCGGCGATCACCTGCGTCACGCCGAGCGCATCGCCCTGCTCGAACGCGTCTGGGCCAATGGCCGCGGCCTCGTCGGTCAGCTGACCGCCGTCAACCACACGACGATCGCACTGCGCTTCATCGTCACCGGCCTGGTCTTCCTGCTGATCGGCGGCATGCTGTCGATGTTCATCCGCCTGCAGCTGTCGTGGCCGGGTTTGAACGTGCTCGACCCCGAACGCTACGCGCAGTTCGTGACCATGCACGGCACGACGATGATGTTCCTGTTCGCGGTGCCGATCATGGAAGGCTTCGCGATGTATCTCATCCCGAAGATGCTCGGCACGCGCGACCTTCCGTTCCCACGGCTGTCGGCGTTCGGCTGGTGGTGCTACCTGTTCGGCGGCATCTTCCTGTATTCGAGCTTCATCTTCGGCAGCGTGCCCGACGGCGGCTGGTTCATGTACACGCCGCTGACCGACTCGACCTATTCGCCCGGAAAGGGCGCGGATTTCTGGTTGATCGGCGTGACCTTCGCCGAGATCGCGGCGGTGACCGCAGCGGTCGAACTGATCGTCGCGATCCTGGTCACCCGCGCGCCGGGCATGGACCTCACCCGCATGCCGCTGTTCGCGTGGGCCGTGCTGGTCACCGCCTTCATGATCGCGTTCGGTTTTCCGCCGCTGATCCTCGCCAGCCTGTTGCTGGAGATCCAGCGCGCGTTCGACTTCGCGTTCTTCGAGGTTGCGCGCGGCGGCGATCCCCTGCTCTGGCAGCACCTGTTCTGGCTGTTCGGCCATCCCGAGGTCTACATCATCTTCCTGCCGGCGGCGGGTGTGGTGTCGACGATCGTGCCGACCTTCGCGCGTCGTCCCATCGTGGGTTACACCTGGGTCGTGCTGGCGCTGGTCGCGACGGGGTTCCTGAGTTTCGGCCTGTGGGTGCACCACATGTTCGCGGTCGGCATTCCACTGCTGGCGCTGGCGTTCTTCAGCGCGGCGAGCATGGCAGTGGCGATTCCGACCGGCATCCAGATCTTCGCGTGGATCGCCACGCTATGGGCCGGCAAACCCTGGTTGCGCGTGCCGATGCTCTACATCATCGGCTTCTTCATCACCTTCGTCTGTGGTGGCCTGACCGGGGTCATGCTCGCGTTCGTGCCGTTCGACTGGCAGGCGCACGACACGCACTTCGTCGTCGCGCATCTGCATTACGTGCTGATCGGCGGGATGATGTTCCCGATGTTCGCCGGGCTGTACTACTGGCTGCCGCTGGCGAGCGGGCGCATGCCGTCCGAATCGCTGAGCCGCAGCGGTTTCTGGCTGGTGTTCATCGGCTTCCATCTGGCGTTCCTGCCGATGCACATCACCGGTCTGGTCGGCATGCCGCGGCGTGTCGACAGCTACGCGATGGAGCTCGGCGTGCAGTGGCTCAACCTGCTGTCAACGGCGGCGGGCTTCGTGCTCGCGGTCGGCATCGTCGCGATCCTGATCGACGTGGCGCTGTGCTTCCGCCTCGGACGCCGCGGCACCGAGAATCCCTGGCAGGCCGGCACGCTGGAATGGGCGCTGCCGCACCCGGCGCCGAAGTACAACTTCGCCTCGATCCCGGTCGTCGACGACCGCAATCCGCTGTGGCACGACCCGGGTGTGGTCGAGGCGACGCGGCGTACCGATGGTCTGCTCGGCGAGGCCGTCGACGGCCGTCGCTGGATCATCGGCACCGGCATCCAGTCCGCTCAGCCGGAACAGGCAATCCGTCTGTCGAACTCGACCTGGTTGCCGCTGTTCGCGGCGTTGACGATCGCGGTGCTGTTGGGCGGTTTCATCACTTCGCAGTACTGGTTGTCGATCCTGATGCTGCTGCCGCTGATCGGCCTGTTCCTGCGCTGGCTGTGGACGGTCAACGGCCGCGAAACCCCGCTGGAGATCGAAGTCGCGCCGGGCCTGCGTCTGCCCACGCAGGCGCTGGCACGCAACGCGCCGGGCTGGTGGGCACTGGTCGGCACGCTGATGATCGTCGGCTCGCTGTTCGCGTCGCTGGTGTTCGCCTATTTCTATCTGTGGCTCAACGCACCGGCCTGGCCCGGCGGTGGCGCCACGCTGACGGCATCGACGCCGATGCTCGCCGCACTCGGCGCATTGCTGGCGGCCGGCGTCGGCGCGTGGCGCATGCCGATCGCCCTGCGTGCCGGGCATACACGCGCAGCGGTGATCTGGAGCGCGTTCGCGATCCTGTCCGCCATCGCCTGCCTCGCCCTGCAACTGCCGGCGATCGCCGACGCCGTCGGTGCACCTCAGCGCCATGCCTATGGTTCGGTCGTGTGGACGCTGGCCGGGTTCCAGGCGCTGCACATCGCAGTCGCGGTGCTGATCGCCGGGTTCGTCGCGCTGCGCATCCACCATGGCCATGTCGATGCGGTGCGCAGTCTCGAAGCGCGCATCGCGACCGGCTTCTGGCGCTACGTTGTGGCGCAGGGCCTGATCGTCTGGGCGCTGTTGCACCTGTTCCCGAGGTTCGCATGA